The proteins below come from a single Drosophila kikkawai strain 14028-0561.14 chromosome 3R, DkikHiC1v2, whole genome shotgun sequence genomic window:
- the LOC108073428 gene encoding protein I'm not dead yet 2 isoform X2 produces the protein MADDTKIGGGQAMKRCCGFHWRGKATILIPLLLLPLLIFAYLNNNPAYKCMYLVIIMAFYWITEVIPLYVTAMLPVVFLPLFGILPSETVCRFYFSDTVVMFLGGLLIALAIEYSRLNQRIALVAILIVGCSPRRLHFGLVMVTCFISLWISNSATTAMMCPIVKAVLLEMETQNVFAIYKTQEEEPMEEGSVPHPSTIAMSFYLGIAYASSIGGCGTLIGTGTNLTFKGLYDSRFPNSVETLDFPIFMAYCMPFVVIALILLTYFSLQITHMGLFRPKSKVGAEIKKGAEGKEVVKNVIKESKAALGPMTCHEIQVAVVFILMVILLFTRKPGFVKGWADFLNAQKIMSGPPVFFAVILLFALPTQYTFFKYCCGKAPFPGQTLDACLSWVYCLKNTPFGLCFLLGGGFALAEGSQALAIKVHPLSLTFPASLACSLAFHLPVSTPPNAIIAGFSGLKTKYMAIAGILPTFWAFCCLLFTGTIWTKIIYPGTKEFPEWAK, from the exons atggcaga CGATACCAAAATTGGAGGAGGGCAGGCGATGAAGCGCTGTTGTGGTTTCCATTGGAGGGGTAAGGCGACCATTCTCATACCTCTTCTTTTATTGCCCTTACTGATATTTGCCTACCTTAACAACAACCCG GCTTATAAATGCATGTACCTTGTGATTATTATGGCGTTTTACTGGATAACCGAGGTTATTCCACTTTATGTGACGGCTATGTTACCGGTGGTTTTCCTGCCATTATTTGGTATTTTG CCCTCGGAGACCGTTTGCCGCTTTTACTTCAGTGACACTGTGGTTATGTTTCTTGGTGGCTTGCTGATCGCACTGGCCATCGAATACAGCAGGCTTAATCAGAGAATCGCATTGGTGGCTATTCTGATAGTCGGATGCAGTCCAAGGCG TCTGCACTTTGGCTTGGTCATGGTGACTTGCTTTATATCACTGTGGATCTCTAATTCGGCAACCACGGCCATGATGTGTCCCATAGTCAAGGCGGTGCTTCTTGAAATGGAAACA caaaatgtgTTTGCCATCTACAAGACTCAGGAAGAAGAGCCGATGGAGGAAGGTAG TGTTCCGCACCCATCGACCATCGCAATGTCCTTTTATCTTGGAATCGCTTACGCCTCTTCGATCGGCGGTTGTGGCACCCTGATAGGAACCGGGACAAACCTTACCTTCAAGGGACTTTATGACTC GCGGTTCCCGAATTCTGTTGAGACATTAGACTTCCCCATATTTATGGCATACTGCATGCCCTTTGTGGTCATCGCACTCATCTTGCTCACCTACTTTTCGCTTCAAATCACCCATATGGGTCTCTTCCGGCCGAAGAGCAAGGTGGGAGCGGAGATCAAGAAGGGCGCCGAGGGAAAGGAAGTCGTCAAGAATGTGATCAAGGAGAGCAAGGCCGCGCTGGGACCCATGACCTGTCACGAGATCCAGGTGGCAGTGGTCTTTATATTGATGGTTATCTTGCTTTTTACGCGAAAACCGGGCTTTGTTAAGGGCTGGGCTGACTTCCTGAATGCACA AAAAATTATGAGTGGACCGCCGGTATTTTTTGCAGTCATCCTGCTCTTTGCCCTGCCTACTCAGTACACCTTCTTCAAGTACTGCTGCGGGAAGGCCCCCTTTCCCGGCCAGACGTTGGATGCTTGTCTTTCTTGGGTCTATTGCCTAAAGAATACGCCGTTCGGTCTTTGCTTTCTACTGG GTGGAGGATTTGCCTTGGCCGAGGGCAGCCAG GCCTTGGCCATCAAAGTGCACCCCTTGTCACTGACTTTCCCAGCATCTTTGGCCTGCAGTTTGGCCTTCCATCTGCCAGTGAGCACTCCACCCAATGCAATCATAGCCGGCTTTTCGGGACTCAAGACGAAGTATATGGCGATAGCTGGAATTTTACCAACCTTTTGGGCCTTCTGTTGTCTGCTATTCACCGGAACAATCTGGACCAAGATTATCTATCCGGGCACCAAGGAATTTCCCGAATGGGCAAAATGa
- the LOC108073428 gene encoding protein I'm not dead yet 2 isoform X1 — MADDTKIGGGQAMKRCCGFHWRGKATILIPLLLLPLLIFAYLNNNPAYKCMYLVIIMAFYWITEVIPLYVTAMLPVVFLPLFGILPSETVCRFYFSDTVVMFLGGLLIALAIEYSRLNQRIALVAILIVGCSPRRLHFGLVMVTCFISLWISNSATTAMMCPIVKAVLLEMETQNVFAIYKTQEEEPMEEGSVPHPSTIAMSFYLGIAYASSIGGCGTLIGTGTNLTFKGLYDSRFPNSVETLDFPIFMAYCMPFVVIALILLTYFSLQITHMGLFRPKSKVGAEIKKGAEGKEVVKNVIKESKAALGPMTCHEIQVAVVFILMVILLFTRKPGFVKGWADFLNAQKIMSGPPVFFAVILLFALPTQYTFFKYCCGKAPFPGQTLDACLSWVYCLKNTPFGLCFLLGGGFALAEGSQVSGMAKLLGDSLSFASKMHSVLVVGMCIIIALICTAFTSNVAMCNILIPIFSEMALAIKVHPLSLTFPASLACSLAFHLPVSTPPNAIIAGFSGLKTKYMAIAGILPTFWAFCCLLFTGTIWTKIIYPGTKEFPEWAK, encoded by the exons atggcaga CGATACCAAAATTGGAGGAGGGCAGGCGATGAAGCGCTGTTGTGGTTTCCATTGGAGGGGTAAGGCGACCATTCTCATACCTCTTCTTTTATTGCCCTTACTGATATTTGCCTACCTTAACAACAACCCG GCTTATAAATGCATGTACCTTGTGATTATTATGGCGTTTTACTGGATAACCGAGGTTATTCCACTTTATGTGACGGCTATGTTACCGGTGGTTTTCCTGCCATTATTTGGTATTTTG CCCTCGGAGACCGTTTGCCGCTTTTACTTCAGTGACACTGTGGTTATGTTTCTTGGTGGCTTGCTGATCGCACTGGCCATCGAATACAGCAGGCTTAATCAGAGAATCGCATTGGTGGCTATTCTGATAGTCGGATGCAGTCCAAGGCG TCTGCACTTTGGCTTGGTCATGGTGACTTGCTTTATATCACTGTGGATCTCTAATTCGGCAACCACGGCCATGATGTGTCCCATAGTCAAGGCGGTGCTTCTTGAAATGGAAACA caaaatgtgTTTGCCATCTACAAGACTCAGGAAGAAGAGCCGATGGAGGAAGGTAG TGTTCCGCACCCATCGACCATCGCAATGTCCTTTTATCTTGGAATCGCTTACGCCTCTTCGATCGGCGGTTGTGGCACCCTGATAGGAACCGGGACAAACCTTACCTTCAAGGGACTTTATGACTC GCGGTTCCCGAATTCTGTTGAGACATTAGACTTCCCCATATTTATGGCATACTGCATGCCCTTTGTGGTCATCGCACTCATCTTGCTCACCTACTTTTCGCTTCAAATCACCCATATGGGTCTCTTCCGGCCGAAGAGCAAGGTGGGAGCGGAGATCAAGAAGGGCGCCGAGGGAAAGGAAGTCGTCAAGAATGTGATCAAGGAGAGCAAGGCCGCGCTGGGACCCATGACCTGTCACGAGATCCAGGTGGCAGTGGTCTTTATATTGATGGTTATCTTGCTTTTTACGCGAAAACCGGGCTTTGTTAAGGGCTGGGCTGACTTCCTGAATGCACA AAAAATTATGAGTGGACCGCCGGTATTTTTTGCAGTCATCCTGCTCTTTGCCCTGCCTACTCAGTACACCTTCTTCAAGTACTGCTGCGGGAAGGCCCCCTTTCCCGGCCAGACGTTGGATGCTTGTCTTTCTTGGGTCTATTGCCTAAAGAATACGCCGTTCGGTCTTTGCTTTCTACTGG GTGGAGGATTTGCCTTGGCCGAGGGCAGCCAGGTAAGCGGAATGGCCAAATTGCTTGGAGACTCGCTGTCTTTCGCCTCCAAAATGCACTCCGTATTGGTGGTGGGCATGTGCATCATTATAGCCCTAATCTGCACAGCCTTTACTTCCAACGTGGCCATGtgcaacattttaattccGATCTTTTCGGAAATG GCCTTGGCCATCAAAGTGCACCCCTTGTCACTGACTTTCCCAGCATCTTTGGCCTGCAGTTTGGCCTTCCATCTGCCAGTGAGCACTCCACCCAATGCAATCATAGCCGGCTTTTCGGGACTCAAGACGAAGTATATGGCGATAGCTGGAATTTTACCAACCTTTTGGGCCTTCTGTTGTCTGCTATTCACCGGAACAATCTGGACCAAGATTATCTATCCGGGCACCAAGGAATTTCCCGAATGGGCAAAATGa